The genomic window CGCTGCACGCACTGCTGACGGGGCTGTCGATGGCCATCACCGACCTGCTGAACATCCGCCTGGGCTTTACCTTCTCCGGCGGCGCCATCGACCTGGCCCTGGGCTGGGGCAAGTCCACCAACGGCTGGATGATCTGGCCACTGGGGCTGTGCTACGCCCTCACCTACTACTTCGTGTTCGACTTCTGCATCCGCCGTTTCCGCCTGAAAACGCCTGGCCGGGAGGAAAGCAGCGAAAACACCGACGCCGAAGCAGCTCCCCCTTCCTCCGAGCAGCGCGCGCCCGCCTTCATCAAGGCCCTCGGCGGCGCCGCCAACCTGGAAGTCGTGGATGCCTGCACCACCCGCCTGCGCCTGAAACTGCTGGACCGTAACAAAGCCTCCGACGCGCAGCTCAAGGCGCTGGGCGCAATGGCCGTGGTGCGCCCTGGCAAAGCGGGCAGCCTGCAGGTCGTGGTCGGTCCGGAAGCCGACAGCATCGCTGACGAAATCCGCCGCGCGCTGCCCGCCGGCATCCTCCAGGAGCATGCCGCCCAATCCGCCAGCGAGGCCCCGGCTGAGCAACCGGTCGAGCGCATCTCCTCACAGGAAGCCGGTCAGTGGCTGCAGGCCCTGGGCGGCCGGGACAACCTGGTCAGCCTGGAAAGCGTGGCGATGACGCGCCTGCGGGTGGCGCTGAGGAACGGCCAGCAGTTGCAGCAGAAGCGACTCACCGAACTGGGCTGCCAGGGTGTCAGCCAGGTGGCCGAGGGCGTCTATCACCTGCTGGTGGGGCCCCGCGCCGGCGCGTTGGGGCAATCCCTCGGCGCGCTGCCCGGCTGATTGACGGGGCAAGAAAAAAGGCGCCTGCGGGCGCCTTTTTCGTAGCGATCAGAACACCATGTCCGAGAGCCGCCAGACCTCGAAGGCCGGCGTTTCGTAGGGATGCGCCTGCTTGAGGGCCTTCACCGAGTCATGGATCAACTCGTCGGCCACCACCATCTCCACCTTCCACTCGGCGACCTGCTCGACGCTGCCGGCCTGGCCGATGAACGGATTGCTGCCCTGCAACGGGCGAAACTGTCCCTGTCCGAGCGCCTGCCAGCAACAGCTGTCGTAGGCACCGATGCGTCCTGCACCGGCGGCGAACACCGCCCTCTTGACCGGTTCCAGATGGCTTTCCGGAACGTAGAAACACAGTTTGTACATCGGAGACTCCGATCGAAACAGGGACACAGCCGTGACAAAGAGCGCCACGGGTGACAAATGCTGCCACAAATAGTGGCACTTTGCCTCTTATGACTTGCTGGTCATCGTGCAAGTTCGACCGTCGGGTGCCGGGCTTGTTCGCCGGTGAACGACTTTGTCTGAAATCTGTGACGGACTTCGACCTCACCGTCCTGTGAAGCGGCGCCAGCGTTCCTTCAGACCAGGCGCAGCAGGTGCGTGGGAACCGTCGCAATACGGCAGCGTTGCCGAACGCCCGCAGCGGCATAACAGCAGATGCCGCTCGCGACTGACCGTCAGCTCCAGCGCATCGACACACTCCACGCCGGCATCCGGCAACGTCACGCACTGCCCGCAGCGGCACAGGCGCAGCACCTGACCCGGCTGGACCGCCCGAACTTCCGGCATCACCTTCTCACCTGCCAAAGTGCCTCCCGTTCATTAAGCCAGGTAAAGAAAAAGGGGAAAGCCAAGCTTTCCCCTTTTCGTGTCGCCTCAGGCCAGACTCAGCCGACCCAGACGCGGGCGTTGCGGAACATGCGCATCCAGCCGCCGTCCTCTTCCCACTCGTCCGGACGCC from Pseudomonas sp. GCEP-101 includes these protein-coding regions:
- a CDS encoding Nif3-like dinuclear metal center hexameric protein, translating into MYKLCFYVPESHLEPVKRAVFAAGAGRIGAYDSCCWQALGQGQFRPLQGSNPFIGQAGSVEQVAEWKVEMVVADELIHDSVKALKQAHPYETPAFEVWRLSDMVF
- a CDS encoding CDGSH iron-sulfur domain-containing protein, whose amino-acid sequence is MPEVRAVQPGQVLRLCRCGQCVTLPDAGVECVDALELTVSRERHLLLCRCGRSATLPYCDGSHAPAAPGLKERWRRFTGR